In Mytilus trossulus isolate FHL-02 chromosome 14, PNRI_Mtr1.1.1.hap1, whole genome shotgun sequence, a genomic segment contains:
- the LOC134697868 gene encoding ATP-dependent DNA helicase RecQ-like, protein MALIVVDEAHTVVQWGESYDTEEPFREWFARIGELRSLCPNASMAALTATSGPSQRRKIMKLLCFRAHSEVILDSPDRVNIKISSLCIPNKDNLEKSVYLVDRHSKKSNRKS, encoded by the exons ATGGCATTGATTGTGGTTGACGAGGCAcacacagtagtacaatg GGGAGAAAGTTATGACACAGAGGAACCATTTAGAGAATGGTTTGCAAGAATTGGTGAATTGCGATCTTTATGTCCAAATGCATCAATGGCTGCGTTGACCGCCACATCAGGACCAAGCCAaaggagaaaaataatgaaactgTTGTGTTTCCGTGCACATTCTGAAGTTATTCTGGATTCTCCAGATCGCGTAAACATTAAGATTTCCTCATTATGTATTCCCAATAAAGACAATTTGGAAAAAAGTGTTTACTTGGTTGATAGACACTCTAAAAAGTCAAATAGAAAAAGCTGA
- the LOC134697414 gene encoding bifunctional 3'-5' exonuclease/ATP-dependent helicase WRN-like, translating to MFIKQFGHNSKLFEMFHGKTNEKVKEKTRNDMTVDGDIRILICTNAAGMGVNFFGVHNIMHLNLPRLINTFVQQMGRAGRDGEVSDELIMYRNHKSHLKKVENYLIRMVKDDSKGKHELLCGAYLISHKKIVPSHNCCDTCAKQCSCEDEQCPRTHAALTVINDTESDSLEEVMQRYVSDSERQLINQKLMSYKYTLNSACSGFIVDSNVVHGLTDEVVTNIVANCNTIFTCEDVMCKFSIWSFQTVVDICNIICDVLGDMDMYNLLDYTEEDSN from the coding sequence ATGTTCATTAAACAATTTGGTCATAACAGCaaactttttgaaatgtttcatggcaaaacaaatgaaaaagtaaaGGAAAAAACCCGAAATGATATGACAGTTGACGGTGATATTCGTATACTTATTTGTACAAATGCTGCAGGAATGGGCGTTAATTTCTTTGGGGTTCATAACATTATGCATTTGAATTTGCCTCGGCTTATTAATACTTTTGTTCAGCAGATGGGAAGAGCAGGCAGGGATGGAGAAGTTTCTGATGAACTAATTATGTATAGGAATCATAAGAGTCACCTGAAGAAGGTTGAAAATTACTTGATTAGAATGGTAAAAGATGATAGCAAGGGCAAACATGAGTTACTTTGTGGTGCGTACTTGATTTCTCACAAAAAAATTGTTCCTTCTCACAATTGCTGTGACACATGTGCAAAACAATGTTCTTGTGAGGATGAACAATGTCCACGCACACATGCTGCTTTAACAGTAATCAATGACACAGAATCAGATTCATTAGAGGAAGTAATGCAAAGATATGTTTCTGATAGTGAAAGACAACtgataaatcaaaaactgatgTCATATAAATACACATTAAACTCAGCTTGCTCTGGATTCATTGTAGATTCAAATGTAGTGCATGGACTAACTGATGAAGTTGTGACAAACATAGTGGCAAATTGTAATACAATTTTTACTTGTGAAGACGTAATGTGCAAGTTTTCAATTTGGTCATTTCAAACAGTTGTTGACATCTGTAATATAATATGTGATGTTCTTGGTGACATGGATATGTATAATTTACTGGACTACACAGAGGAGGActccaattga